Part of the Geodermatophilus obscurus DSM 43160 genome is shown below.
CTCTCCGAGGACTCCTTCTCGGCGGGCACGTACTCCTTCGAGGTCACCAACAACGGCCGCATGCCGCACGACTTCGTCGTCGAGCAGGGCGGCAGCGACGTGGCCGGCACCGAGGTGCTGCAGCCGGGCGAGTCGGCCACGCTCGAGGTCGAGCTCGCGCCCGGCGACTACGTCTTCTACTGCTCCGTCGGCGCGCACCGCGCGGCCGGCATGGAGCTCCCGGTCACGGTCGCGGCCTGACGAAGGACCCCCTGCTCCCCGCCGCTCGGTGGAGGAGCAGGGGGTCCTTCCTCAGTTGCCGCTGGCGAAGGCCGCGTCGAAGGCGGCCGCCGGCGGGTCGAAGGCCAGCCGGCGCACGAACGCCAGCGCCTCGGGGGCGCCCACCAGGCGGTCCATGCCGGCGTCCTCCCACTCGACCGAGATCGGCCCGTCGTAGCCGATGGTGTTGAGCATCCGGAAGCAGGCCTCCCACGGGACGTCGCCGTGGCCGGTGGAGACGAAGTCCCAGCCGCGCCGCGGGTCGGCCCAGGGCAGGTGCGAACCCATCCGGCCGTTGCGCCCGTTGCCGACCTGCTTCTTCGCGTCCTTGCAGTCGACGTGGTAGATCCGGTCCTTGAAGTCCCAGATGAACGAGACGGGGTCGAGGTCCTGCCACACGAAGTGGCTGGGGTCCCAGTTCAGCCCGAAGGCCTCCCGGTGGCCGATGGCCTCCATCGTGCGGACCGTCGTCCAGTAGTCGTAGGCGATCTCCGACGGGTGCACCTCGTGCGCGAACCGCACTCCGACCTCGTCGAAGACGTCGAGGATCGGGTTCCACCGGTCGGCGAAGTCGCGGTAGCCGTCCTCGACCATCGACCCGGGGACCGGCGGGAACATCGCCACGGTCTTCCAGATCTTCGACCCGGTGAAGCCGACGACGGTGTTCACGCCGAGCCTGGCCGCCGCGCGGGCGGTCGTCTTCATCTCCTCGGCGGCCCGCTGCCGGACGCCCTCGGGGTCGCCGTCACCCCACACGCGGGGGTGCACCATGCCGCGGTGCCGCTCGTCGATCGGGTCGTCGCAGACGGCCTGGCCGTTGAGGTGGTTGGAGATGGCCCAGACCTTCAGGCCGTACTTGTCGAGCAGGGCGAGGCGCTCCTGCACGTACGCGTCGTCGATCGCGGCGCGCTCGACGTCGAGGTGGTCGCCCCAGCAGGCGATCTCCAGGCCGTCGTAGCCCCACTCGGAGGCGAGCCGGGCCACCTCCTCGAACGGCAGGTCGGCCCACTGGCCGGTGAACAGGGTGACGGGACGGGGCATCGTGGTCTCCTCTCGGTCGGCCTCGTCCCGGGCCCCGGCCCCCTGCGGGGTCCCGCGGCGGGCTTGCCAGCCGTGGGGGCAGGGGGTCCTCTTGCGAGGGGTGGGGAGGACGAGCGGCCCCCTGCAGGGGCCCGCCGCGAGCTTGCGAGTGGTGGGGGGTGGGGGGTCCTGTCTCAGATCTCGGTCCACACGGAGCGCGCGGCGGCGCTGCGCTCGACGGCGTCGAGCACCCGCTGCACCTGCAGCCCGTCGGCGAAGGACGGCGTGGGGTCCTCGCCCTTGGCGATGGCGGTGACCAGGTCGACGACCTGGTGGGTGAAGCCATGCTCGTAGCCCAGGCCGTGCCCGGCCGGCCACCAGGCGCCGACGTAGGGGTGCTCGGGCTCGGTGACGAGGATGCGCCGGAAGCCCGCGGTGGCGGCCGGCTCGTCGCCGTCGAAGAACTGCAGGACGTTCATGTCCTCGAAGTCGAAGGCCAGGCTGCCGCGCGAGCCGTTGACCTCGATCCGGATGGCGTTCTTCCGGCCGAGCGCGAAGCGGGTCGCCTCGAAGGTGGCCAGCGCCCCGCCGTCGAACCGGCCGAGGAAGATCGCGGCGTCGTCCACCGTGACCGTGCCGGTGCCCTGGCCGGCGACGCCGGACAGCGACCCCTCGGCCGCCGGCAGCGGCCGCTCCTCGACGAAGGTCTCCAGCAGCGCGCTGACCCCGGTGAGCCGCTGCCCGGTGACGTGCTGGGTGAGGTCGACGATGTGCGCGCCGATGTCGCCGAGCGCGCCGGACCCGGCCCGCTCCTTCTGCAGCCGCCACGACATCGGCGCCTGGGGGTCGGCGATCCAGTCCTGCAGGTACTGCGCGCGGACGTGCCGGATCTCGCCGAGCCGGCCCTGCGCGACCAGCTCGCGCGCCAGGCCGATCGCGGGCACCCGGCGGTAGGTGAAGCCGACCATCGACCGCACGCCGCGGGCGGCGGCACGGGCGGCGGCGTCGGCCATCGCCTCGGCCTCGGCGACCGTGTTGGCCAGTGGCTTCTCGCAGAGCACGTGCTTGCCCGCCTCGAGCGCGGCGATCGCGATCTCGGCGTGGGTGTCGCCGGGCGTGCAGACGTCCACGAGGCCGACGTCGTCACGCTCGAGCACGCGGTGCCAGTCGGTCTCGGTCGACGTCCAGCCCAGCCGTCCGGCGGCGTCGGCGACGCGGACGGCGTCCCGGCCGGCCAGCACGGTGAGCTCGGGACGCAGCGGCAGGTCGAAGAAGTGGGGGGCGGTGCGCCAGGCCTGGGAGTGCGCAGCGCCCATGAAGGCGTAGCCGATCAGGCCGACGCCGAGGGTCGGGGTCATGCGGTCTCCTCGGTCGGGTCGCCGGGTGCCGCTCGTCGCGGCACCCGGCGACTCCGCATCAGCGGGTCAGGACTCGAACGCG
Proteins encoded:
- a CDS encoding sugar phosphate isomerase/epimerase family protein, yielding MPRPVTLFTGQWADLPFEEVARLASEWGYDGLEIACWGDHLDVERAAIDDAYVQERLALLDKYGLKVWAISNHLNGQAVCDDPIDERHRGMVHPRVWGDGDPEGVRQRAAEEMKTTARAAARLGVNTVVGFTGSKIWKTVAMFPPVPGSMVEDGYRDFADRWNPILDVFDEVGVRFAHEVHPSEIAYDYWTTVRTMEAIGHREAFGLNWDPSHFVWQDLDPVSFIWDFKDRIYHVDCKDAKKQVGNGRNGRMGSHLPWADPRRGWDFVSTGHGDVPWEACFRMLNTIGYDGPISVEWEDAGMDRLVGAPEALAFVRRLAFDPPAAAFDAAFASGN
- a CDS encoding Gfo/Idh/MocA family protein, yielding MTPTLGVGLIGYAFMGAAHSQAWRTAPHFFDLPLRPELTVLAGRDAVRVADAAGRLGWTSTETDWHRVLERDDVGLVDVCTPGDTHAEIAIAALEAGKHVLCEKPLANTVAEAEAMADAAARAAARGVRSMVGFTYRRVPAIGLARELVAQGRLGEIRHVRAQYLQDWIADPQAPMSWRLQKERAGSGALGDIGAHIVDLTQHVTGQRLTGVSALLETFVEERPLPAAEGSLSGVAGQGTGTVTVDDAAIFLGRFDGGALATFEATRFALGRKNAIRIEVNGSRGSLAFDFEDMNVLQFFDGDEPAATAGFRRILVTEPEHPYVGAWWPAGHGLGYEHGFTHQVVDLVTAIAKGEDPTPSFADGLQVQRVLDAVERSAAARSVWTEI